GGAAAGAACTACTGTAGTTAGAAATTTAAAGTCTTTATTTAAAGAGCGATTAATAGAAGATATATCGGAAAAATTTGAGAGAAATAAAAAAGTCAGACTTACCGAAAAAGGAAAAAAAACTCTAAATTCAGCAATACCATTATGGGAAGAAGCTCAGAAAGATATCGAAAATAAAATAGGTAAAGAAAATTTTACTAATTTACTAAAAACTTTCGATAGTTTAAATAAATTAGATATTGATAATTAGTATATTACGCAGCATTTTATTTAAGTAAATTTATATTGTGAGGTTTTTATGATTTTTAGTTATTTGATTTATATTATATCAGGTCTGGGTGCAGGGATAGGAACCGGGCTGGCAGGTCTTTCTGCGGCAGCGGTAATTTCTCCGATGCTCATTACATTCTTGGGATTTAATGCGTATGAAGCGGTATCAATCGCGTTGGCTTCAGATGTTTTAGCTTCTGCAGTTTCTGCTTACATATATTATAAAAATAAAAATATAGATATCAAAAACGGAGTTATAATGCTTATTGCTGTTTTGATATTTACCGTAGTTGGAAGCTATATAGCTTCAATAGTCCCAAATTCCACAATGGGAAGTTTTTCTGTATTCATGACATTTTTATTGGGTATTAAATTTATAGTAAAACCCGTTATGACTACCAAAGAAAACTTGGAGAAAAAAGATAAAAAGTCAATGGCTGTAAGTTCTGTTATTTGTGGAATACTGATTGGTTTTATATGCGGTTTTATAGGTGCCGGGGGAGGTATGATGATGCTTCTTATTTTAACCAGTGTTCTTGGATATGAACTTAAAACTGCTGTGGGTACGAGCGTGTTTATTATGACTTTTACTGCATTTACCGGTTTCTTGTCTCATACCGCTATAAGTTCAGCTCCGGATATCCCTGCACTTATAACATGTATAATTGCTACATTTGTTGGTGCCAGAGTAGCAGCATTATTTGCTAATAAATCAACTCCGGAAAAATTAAACAGAATAACAGGGATAGTACTTGCTGTTCTTGGACTCTCAATGATACTTGTAAAAATTATATAAATATATTTTATATAAATAAAAAGGAGATAAAAAATGATTTACAATGAAAAACAAATGGAAGAAAAAGCTGTTTTGGAAACTGCAGCTAAGATGTGTGCCGCTGCAAGGACCTCACCAAAGACAAAAGGTGTGGATAACATTGTAACTGTTGTGCTCACAGGAAAAGAAAAAGATGAACTTGCCGATAAAATGGAAGAAGTTTATTTAAGAGAATTTGGTGAAACCGAAGGACATTATGTGAGAGACGGCAGAAATTTAAGAACAGCGGGAGCTGTTGTATTGATAGGTGTGAAAAGAGCTTATACAGGACTTCCTCATTGTTCTTTCTGCGGATTTAAAAACTGCGGTGAAAATAAAAAAATGGGTGGAAGATGTGCTTTTAATACTATCGATCTCGGTATTGCCATTGGTTCTGCTGTTTCCATTGCCGCTGATAACAGGGTAGACAGCAGAGTTATGTTTTCCATAGGTAAAGTCGCCGAAGAAATGAATTATGCTGAAGGTGAAGATATTATATGGGAAGGAATTCCTATAAGTGTCAGTGGAAAAAGTCCTTTCTTTGATAGAGTTAAAAAATAAAGAAATAAAAAAGGCAATATATAATTGTCTTTTTTTATTAAATCCTGTTTTTTTAACATATTGAATAGGATATTTATTTAATCTATAATAGTCAATATATTAATTAAAGGATTTTATATGTTTGATATTTGATAAAAAGAAACTATATTAAAAACTTTTAATAAGAACAGATATAGTCTTATCAGATTTCAAGATAAAATAATTCAGATTATTTTATTTAATATGATATTCAACTGAGGTAAATTCTGTTTTAGGGTAGGGGATTTATCAAAAAACAAATATATCAATGACTGCGTTTTTTTATGATTTAAAAGTACTTTAAGATATTAATATAATAAAATGAGTAAAGAATATATAAATTATTATTTAAATTTCTACAGCATTTCAATAAAACATTTATATCATTTTTAAGATATCGAAACTATAATAAATAAGAGAGGATAATAATATGAATATATCAAAGGTAAATAATTTATTTTTCAGTCCTACCGGAGGGAGTGAAAAAATTGCAAAGATAATTGCCGGAGTTTGGGAAAACGATAAGGTTAAAAATATAGATATTTCCATTTATAATGAAGATTATGGAAAATACGAATTTGGAAGTAACGAACTATGTATAATAACTGTTCCATCTTTTGGAGGGAGAGTACCAAATGCTGCAATGAATAATATCTCAAAGATAAAAGGTGATCATACTCCTGCTTTACTCGTAGTTTCTTACGGTAACCGAGCATATGATGATACTTTACTGGAACTTAAAGAAACTCTTAACGATAATGGGTTTTTATGCTTTTCCGCTA
The DNA window shown above is from Anaerofustis stercorihominis DSM 17244 and carries:
- a CDS encoding MarR family winged helix-turn-helix transcriptional regulator gives rise to the protein MDNLKKHSCYCINFRRAANSITKYYDNYLKKAGLTINQFSLLKNILKIEPASVSEIAVKVGLERTTVVRNLKSLFKERLIEDISEKFERNKKVRLTEKGKKTLNSAIPLWEEAQKDIENKIGKENFTNLLKTFDSLNKLDIDN
- a CDS encoding ferredoxin domain-containing protein, with amino-acid sequence MIYNEKQMEEKAVLETAAKMCAAARTSPKTKGVDNIVTVVLTGKEKDELADKMEEVYLREFGETEGHYVRDGRNLRTAGAVVLIGVKRAYTGLPHCSFCGFKNCGENKKMGGRCAFNTIDLGIAIGSAVSIAADNRVDSRVMFSIGKVAEEMNYAEGEDIIWEGIPISVSGKSPFFDRVKK
- a CDS encoding sulfite exporter TauE/SafE family protein; its protein translation is MIFSYLIYIISGLGAGIGTGLAGLSAAAVISPMLITFLGFNAYEAVSIALASDVLASAVSAYIYYKNKNIDIKNGVIMLIAVLIFTVVGSYIASIVPNSTMGSFSVFMTFLLGIKFIVKPVMTTKENLEKKDKKSMAVSSVICGILIGFICGFIGAGGGMMMLLILTSVLGYELKTAVGTSVFIMTFTAFTGFLSHTAISSAPDIPALITCIIATFVGARVAALFANKSTPEKLNRITGIVLAVLGLSMILVKII